In a genomic window of Bradyrhizobium ontarionense:
- a CDS encoding Tim44 domain-containing protein — protein MQRKGSLLKAMAVILSLALPTVLAVSAADARIGGGSSSGSRGTRTFSAPPSTSTAPGSASPFNRTITQPGQPGGGFNTAAPARGGLFGGRAGGLLGGLAAGFLGAGLFGMLFGGGLFSGLGGFASILGLILQIVLVVFLVRMAMAWWQRRNQPAYAAGPAPSPTDSQQSFRSGFGGLGGFGGSNPPPLQILPADYEAFERLLGEIQSAWSNEDVGRLRLSATPEMASYFERDLEQNQGRGVVNKVSGVKLLQGDLAESWREGGADYATVAMRFTLADKTIERASGRVVEGSDQPQEVTEIWTFLRHPGADWQLSAIQQVS, from the coding sequence ATGCAGCGCAAAGGCAGCCTCTTGAAGGCGATGGCCGTGATTCTGTCACTGGCGCTGCCGACGGTGCTCGCCGTTTCGGCGGCTGACGCCCGGATCGGCGGCGGCTCCAGCTCGGGCTCCCGCGGCACGCGGACCTTTTCCGCGCCGCCTTCGACCTCGACCGCGCCGGGATCGGCGTCTCCGTTCAATCGCACCATCACCCAGCCGGGTCAGCCTGGCGGCGGCTTCAACACGGCGGCGCCTGCGCGCGGCGGCTTGTTCGGCGGCCGCGCCGGCGGCCTGCTCGGCGGGCTCGCGGCCGGCTTCCTCGGCGCAGGCCTGTTCGGGATGCTGTTCGGCGGCGGCCTGTTCTCCGGGTTGGGCGGCTTCGCCTCGATCCTCGGCCTGATCCTGCAGATCGTGCTGGTCGTGTTCCTGGTGCGCATGGCGATGGCCTGGTGGCAGCGCCGCAACCAGCCGGCCTATGCCGCAGGTCCGGCGCCGTCGCCCACCGACAGCCAGCAGAGCTTCCGCTCGGGCTTCGGTGGTCTTGGCGGCTTCGGCGGCAGCAACCCGCCGCCGCTGCAGATCCTGCCGGCCGACTATGAGGCGTTCGAGCGGCTGCTCGGCGAGATCCAGTCCGCCTGGTCGAACGAGGACGTTGGCCGCCTGCGGCTGTCGGCGACGCCGGAGATGGCCTCCTATTTCGAGCGCGATCTCGAGCAGAACCAGGGCCGTGGCGTGGTCAACAAGGTCTCCGGCGTCAAGCTGCTGCAGGGCGACCTCGCCGAATCCTGGCGCGAGGGCGGCGCCGACTACGCGACGGTGGCGATGCGCTTCACGCTGGCCGACAAGACCATCGAGCGCGCCTCGGGCCGCGTGGTCGAAGGCTCCGATCAGCCGCAGGAGGTCACCGAGATCTGGACCTTCCTGCGTCACCCCGGCGCCGACTGGCAGCTGTCGGCGATCCAGCAGGTCAGCTGA